A portion of the Rhodococcus pseudokoreensis genome contains these proteins:
- a CDS encoding Mce family protein — protein sequence MSRARSQDFLRGVPGRQSRVLHGAGLAVVVTTCAVIAAVWVYPSSADTEVLPISIDVPSVGPGVDSGTKVILRGGEVGVVTGLERTGADSVRMDLQLDPDQIGGLTDAFDVDFRPQNYFGSTAVNLVGRPGGSGLEAHRTLDRTPTGDFTMSTMIEKGSLAVDGTLTDSMITSLDKVVRYTDGLTPMFDAALVLGDRVAQTQQALPVDLLGRVNDVLDVFPAFNRQAIDSLTHIYNSTYNQRPDGSVGVDDPFMDETDAGLTLAAGQLFGQAGQLLKSHGDELVPVTDVVSELAGVVPHLYDGGARPERLRTAVERLDSAFEDSGDGQRLNLRIVLDDLPALAAPLALTGAPPSEDGAGR from the coding sequence ATGAGCAGAGCGAGGAGTCAGGACTTCCTGAGAGGGGTCCCCGGCCGTCAGAGCCGAGTGCTGCACGGGGCGGGGCTGGCGGTCGTCGTGACGACCTGCGCAGTGATCGCTGCAGTCTGGGTATACCCGAGCAGCGCGGACACGGAAGTTCTGCCGATCAGCATCGACGTCCCCTCCGTGGGCCCGGGTGTCGACTCCGGCACGAAGGTGATCCTGCGGGGCGGTGAGGTCGGTGTCGTCACCGGACTGGAACGGACCGGCGCGGACTCCGTCCGCATGGACCTTCAGCTGGATCCGGATCAGATCGGCGGCCTGACCGATGCTTTCGACGTCGACTTCCGGCCGCAGAACTACTTCGGATCCACCGCCGTCAATCTGGTCGGCAGGCCCGGCGGTTCCGGGCTGGAGGCACACCGCACGCTGGACCGCACGCCCACAGGAGATTTCACGATGTCGACCATGATCGAGAAGGGTTCGCTGGCCGTAGACGGCACCCTGACGGACTCGATGATCACCAGCTTGGACAAGGTCGTCCGGTACACCGACGGCCTGACACCGATGTTCGATGCGGCACTCGTGCTCGGCGACCGGGTCGCCCAGACGCAGCAGGCACTTCCGGTCGACCTGCTCGGGCGAGTCAACGACGTCCTCGACGTGTTCCCGGCGTTCAATCGCCAGGCGATCGATTCGCTGACCCACATCTACAACAGCACCTACAACCAGCGACCCGACGGTTCGGTGGGGGTGGACGATCCGTTCATGGACGAGACGGACGCCGGTCTGACCCTGGCGGCCGGACAATTGTTCGGACAGGCCGGGCAGTTGCTGAAATCTCACGGTGACGAACTGGTACCGGTCACCGACGTGGTCTCGGAACTCGCGGGCGTGGTGCCGCACCTCTACGACGGTGGGGCGCGCCCCGAGCGACTGCGCACCGCCGTCGAGCGGCTGGACTCGGCGTTCGAGGACAGCGGCGACGGGCAGCGGCTCAATCTCCGGATCGTCCTGGACGATCTGCCCGCACTGGCGGCACCCCTGGCGTTGACCGGTGCCCCGCCGTCCGAGGACGGGGCCGGCCGATGA